Below is a genomic region from Leucoraja erinacea ecotype New England chromosome 34, Leri_hhj_1, whole genome shotgun sequence.
ccacccccacacataaaacaagctaaagaacactaatagCATACATTTAACATATACTAAAAAACAACTATAAAGGTAGGGAGTTTTGCTACAACTTCATGAACcttgtatggagttttgtttatTGCAATGAGATGGGTTAACATCATGAGTGGTTGACgctactgggcctgtactcgctggagttttgaagaatgaggggggacctcattgaaatgtgccggatggtgaaaggcttggatagaatggatgtggatgtggatgtttacactagtgggagagtctaggactagaggtcatatcctcagaattaaaggaaagagatgagaaggaatttatttattcggatggtggtgaatcagtggaattctttgtcacagaaggctgtggaggccaagtcaatggatatttttaagacagagatagatagactcttgattagttatggggagaaggcagaagaatggggttaggagggagagagatcagccatgattgaatggcggagtagacttgacggagtagaatggcctaattctgctcctatcacttatgagataTGCTTGTATTTGAGTTAGTTCAGTAGGTATTCACCAAGTTGATTTTTGGGAAAAAGTGTAAGGGAACAGAAAAGTCAGCTGAGCCTTCATGGTCCCAGGAGCTCTCAATGAAGAGTAATGAATTTGGCTAACCTTGGTGGATAAGTCAGCACTAAGATTTATTCGTATCTCTATCTACAGATGGGAATTTCATGTTGCTTCTTTCTGCTCACTCAATGTCCCTGAAGCCAACTCAAATATTTCTCAATTATGGCAGTTGATGCCTTCTATGATTTATTTTTTACAAGGAAGATGGCAAAGTGCTTAACAAAGTTTTATCATGTTAGCTTATGCTTTTGTCTCTTGtttcactccacctgattctgctgcttttttgcactgacaatttaataacaactctggcactggccacttaaatcagcagcCCTGGAAAATTTacgtgtattttaatgttgctgtattttacctgcactttttaactattcgtattgtttttatcagggactggattgtttttattgtttttatttatgtgtgaaatgtttaagttttatgtgcgatgctctggtattccctgggaaacgtcttctcattttgcactgtacaactgttgctttgcaagatgacaataaaggttggttgattgattgattgatcactTGTCTCAAGAGACAAGAGAAAAATAGAATTGTGTATTCCAGTGAATTATCAAATCAATAGGATATTTTTCATAACAAGAAGACCGCAGGTTAAATTGTTAATGCTGTTGTGTACTGGCAGGGTAAATTATATTTTCTTAAAATCAATTTATTTAATTGTGTTTGCCTTGTAGATTGCAAGTATCTTGGGAAGTGGAGGTGTCTGCTagctaatggaaggaaaaacacagAGCAAACCTACCTCTGTTTCGAGATTGCCCAAGTTTGGTGGTGGAACCTCTAAATTAAGTGAGACTCTTCCTCAGCCTGTATCAAATGGAGGATGTATTCGCAATGTCAGTGCTTCCAGTGGTTCAAAACTTGACTCCAAGCAGAACGGAACTGCTCGTATGGGTGCATTTGCTTTCAACTGGAAGAAGTCTGGTAAAACTAAAGGTAGTGGACAAGGCGCAAAAggtccagctgcaccattgtcttGCACTGTTACTAATGAAGAGTATGTTAAAGTTGAGAGAAACTTTTATTCTAAAGTTCCTTTTGTTAAAGATCACACAGACTTGGGCTTTAAGAGTAAATCTACTGCAGTAACCAGCCATCAAAAGCAGCATCAAGTTGTACCTTGcgtaaaagaaaataaattgcctGTCACTAGCTTAAATCATTCTTCCAGAGGAAACCATGGGAAAGTATTGGGAAAGCCATTCGCATCTCACATCTCAAGGTCACAGTCATTTGGTCATTTTCGTAAAACAGCAGCCGGAAAGGTGACTGAACAAGAAGAGACTTTCTCAACATCAAGCAGTTCAAAAGGGAGTCTTGACCAATCCACAGAAAGCTTGAAGAACTTAACTGAAGAGAACATTGTTAGGTCCCAGAGCTTTTCGTATTCCACACGAAGTAACTCCTGTGGCTCGGATGTAATACCACGATCTTTGTCTTTTTCAAAGGCTGCAGATGTTTCTAGACCTTGTCTGAAACAGCAAATGAGGACGAGTCTTCCTTTGAGATCAAATATTTATCGCTATGGCAGTCCAAGGGGTACCGATAGCTCAGGCACAGGAGAATCAGTTAGTAAAAGTGCTTTTAGTAGACCAAGCTTACAAACACCATCATCTGTCTTGAAAAAGTCTCAGCTTCCTACTTGCCCCACATCTTCATTTTACATCACTgcttctgctcccaagatgacaCAATCTTCAGTAATTAAATGTGGGAGGTTGACCACTTTAGGAACAACATGCACTGTAAATCCATTATCTGATACCATCGAGGAAACTTGTGGAATTCCAACAATTGAGGAAAGTGGTCCAAATACTGTAAATGTAGATCTTGAATGCGTTGCTGATAATTTGTTAGAAAATAATGCCATAGGTGAGAAGACTAAACATGAAGACAATGAAGAATTTCAATCATTTTCTGCCAATGATATTGATGATTCAGAGGTAGTCATCTCATCAATTTACTCCAACTGTGATATAATTAATAGCGAACAGTTACCTCATTCAGGTACTGAATCCTTCGAAATTGTGGACAGCGAcaattctctttccacagaaatAGCTGATGATCTTTACATTCCTAATGAAGCTATGTCGTCAGAAGGAATTGAGGAAACATTAATTTCAGCATATGCAGACGCAGAATGGCTGGATACTGGATTGCCTGGTGCGTGAGATATTAATATTAAATGTTGGTTTATTTATATTTTGGATAAGAGTGACTAATGTTTAAGCATGCATGCATTTGATTGTACTTGTGTCTTGGTGGCATTTAAATATTAAATGTTATGTTGAACTAGTGACATATGCAGAATGTACTTGTGCTGGTTGACATTTCTACCACTGCATCAGCCACAGTTCAAGATAGCATCTTTAAATGATGGTCTTTTTACATCCGGGACTATCTCTAAACTGTTTTAATTTAGAGCAAAGAGTTTAGTAACATGTGTTATGGTTTTATTCACCTTGCATTATTTAACATTCTTGGCCAGAAATTTGATTGAATAATAGGgctcataactttattaaaaaaaggCATGAGCATGTTGCAGAGTCTCAGTTTATGATGGTGTTGAAATCATGTGCAATTGTAATTATGTGGTGTGTTTGCTAAGATTAACCCATTTGTCACCCATGGGATCAGTAACTGCTCATTCCATGACAGCATTGTTGCAGTTGTTCTTGATAGTGACTCCTTCCCTGCATTCCCATTCACTCTCCGATTTGGTATCAACTACAAATTTACAAAGTGATCTTGATTCCAGAGTTCAAATCCTCCTGTAAATTGTGGCAAGGAAAGGTCCTGCCTCTGTTGTCTGTGAGGATTCATGCACTGAACTTGTTTTCCAAGGTTTCCAGcaatacctttcctatccctCACATTCTTATaaaatagaggtatacaaaatcatgagagataaATAAGGTGAACAGCTGCAATATTTCCCCCAGGGCAGGGGAGTCAAAAACTAGAAGACacatgtttaaagtgagaggagaaagggCCCTGAGGGACAACTATTTCAGACAGGGAggtattgaaacgtataagattattaagggtttggacacgctagaggcaggaaacatgttcccggtgtcaggggagtccagaaccaagggccacagtttaagattaaagggtaatttgttcggcacagacttgtagggccgagatggcctgtttccgtgctgtaattgttatatggttatatggttatatggttatatggtaagccatttagaacggagatgaagaacacttttcacacagagagttgtgagtctgtggaattctctgcctcagagggcagtggaggccggttccctggatactttcaagagagaactagatagggctcttaaagatagcggaatcagtggatatggggagaaggcaggaatggggtactgattgtggatgatcagccatgatcacattgaatggcggtgctggctcgaagggccgaatgacctacttatgcacctattgtctacatggaatgaactgccagaggaagtgttaGAAATGTGTACGAATAGGATATTAAGAACAGGTTCATTGAGAGGagtggtttggaaggatatgggctagATACAGGCAAGTGAAACTAGCTCGGTTAAGGAACTTTGTCGccgtggacaaattgggctgaataaTCTGTTTACATGCAGTATAGGTCAGTGACTTTACATTCATGGTCGCAATCTATCCTTACATTTGGCTTATCTTTTTTCTATTTTAAAAGCACTAATTTTTCCTTTCCAAATATTTTTGTGCTCTCTTCTATCATGCATTTTGCCGCTGTCTATGTACTTAATAATGCTGTTTCTTAatctatttctatctttttttatttatatGTTCACTTGATGTTCTCTCTTCATAACTGGAAAATAACGTTATCTTTTTCAAGTCCTTGATTCCTTATTCATCTTTTAATGATCTCAACAATCCTCTATTGATGAgcttaatgtaaatatttattggcTGCTGTAGTTGCTGTCCCAGCAGTGTACACTTATTTAGCAAAAACTTGTGGGAAATCTCAGCGATGAGAGTTCTAAAAAATATTTACAGGATTTGGGTACCACTGGTACGGCCAGCATTTATTTCCTTTTCCCAGTCAACCTGGAAGGTGGTGGCAAGTCACCTCTTAAACCATGGTAGAGTGAATCCTCATTATAACGGATGATGGGAAGATTGGGGGTGGGGAGAATAGTGtccgttattgctgattgtccgctataactgagTAATCCAAAGGGTTGTTATGGAAAGTTGACGAAGATCCTGAAAACCGGCGCTCACGGCAGAAACGGGGGAAAAAGCTCAATTCGATAGTCATATTCTcagatttagcttagtttagagatatagcatggaaacaggccttgccAGAGATGGTGAATCACCTCAAGCCCCATATCCCAGAATTTACTGTCTTTCTCTGTGTCACTCACTGCTCTAGGTGAGAGAGGCTGCCCGCTAACTTTAATTCGAGTTCTTCAAGCTGGAAGTAGGCCCAAAATATTGATTGTTTCCAAACGTGAACAGGGTGTTCAGGCTGAGAGATAGTTCCATCGGTCATGAGGAAAAAATCCTTTTGGCCTATCTTTATTCTCCTGCTTTGTACCCCTGCCCCCTCCGGCtgttccctcccccccatcttggTCTGCGTCACCTCTCGATTCCTCCTGATCGATTTCTGATATTCTGCCGGTAGAGGATAACCATCATATAAATCTCCATTTCATGAGGTTGTTTAATAATTGTCACTCAGAgtttttgtaaaataaaataacaacGTGTCCTGACCTGCCCAATATGAACAGGAGCCTTGTTACTATAGATATTGTTCACAAacaccaaaatccattataaagacaTTCAAAATGAACTGCTCTTGCTCCTTTTTCTGGTTGTCCAAAATTTCATTCAAAACTGAAGTAAGATTGAATTATATTGTTGCTTCACATAGCCAACCAAGTTACTTGGATAAGTTATAAagttgttacttttttgtatcaTATTTCCAGAAATTTGTTTACAACATCGAGTTAAATTGCTGCATTATCTTGAACTTTGGCTAAATAATTTATAGTGCTATTTTTTACAGAAGTAGACAAAATTTATATTGCCTTAATGAGATGTTGTCAGCTGTGGTTTATTTTCCTGTGTATTAATtatctttgtcattttttttttttgtcttttgagTAGACCAGTGCAAAGATTTGGAGACTTCGCAGACCAATGCCTCAGGTAATGACTTTGTGTCTCCAGATGCCAACTACGCACTGGGCTCCTCCTTTGAACTTTCTCCTTCCAGTAGTTCAGCTGGAACGTACATGTGGGATGAAGAGGGCATGGAGGGACTTGGTACAGTCCAGCAGTGTGGCAGCCTCGAGTCTTCAGAGATGAACAGCCTGGTAAGAACAGTCTGTTGTGCATGCAGGCCTTTCCTTTGATATCAGAGACATTAATCCTTTCTTTACAAAAATCTTCAAATAAACATTTTAAGTGGTGAGGAAAACAATATTGCAAAATCCCCACGTTATTTAATGTATGTTAATGTAAAGTGGTAAAAATTAACTCGAAGTGAAACTCTCTGTGGAGCCTTAATTCACTTTGGATTAAATTAATTATGACAAATGAATTTATGATTTGAAACGGAATGGAAGTCTGCACTGATGAACTTTCCAGTGTTATGTGTTAACATTTGGTTAATCTGATCTTGTCATGTAAGGATTCCCCGTAAAGATATAAGGAAAATGTTGAACAGTTTTAAAGGTAAAACAATATCCTGTGTTTAACATTTATCATTTAACATTTAGAACAAAAGTTGAATCATGTTAAGTAGTGAGTATGATAATGCAGAGCTGGGACCTCTTGTGGAGGAAATGACCAACTGCATCTTTTGATGAACAATATACATTGGGACTCAGAAGTGAAGAGTCAGATATGGGCTAGTTAGTCTTATCAGTTCTAAATTCATTCCCTTTCCACATGCTCTGACCTCTTGTTTTATGGCGCTCTAGGCTGGCAGCTATCTATGGatataactttttaaatatcgaaaTGTGGTACCATCTGCTTTTTGTTGGAAAGAATTCCAGATTTTTGCCATCCTTTTATAAGCTAAATAGTTTTCTACTTAGTGGGCGGGCTTTAATTTTGTCCAATTATCTACAGTCTCCCaattaacatattaaatttacTATTAAATTCTTCTACTAATTTACTATTAAACTCTTTTACTAAATTTACCATTAAATCTACTATTCAATTATTCCCAAATCAGTGAAAACTTCAATGAAACCAATCCTCTAAGTACTTATTTCCttattatccccagtgtgtgtaggatagtgttaatgtgcggggatcactggttggcacggacccggtggatcgaagggcctgctctaaaactaaaaactaaatctaTAGTGTGGAGAGAGACCTTTGCTTGCCCTTTGTGTTTAAAAGCCATTGTTGCCTGCAGGATTTAGAACTTTATCAGGAGTACAGGAATAGAACTCTACCGTATGCATTTTACACaacatttatatttatagaaaTTTATATTTCTGTTTTCCATTTGCAACTTTTTAAATTAGTCTTCATATGCTCTCTGCAAAATAAATAATCTTCTGATCAGCTTATTAGACTTTACTTGGAGTGATGAAGATTTATTTTCAGAAAGCAATTTTCAAAGGGATTCAATTAAGCAGCAGAATCAAGCATGCATGCCAGCAAATCTTTTGTACCACTGTTTGCATCCAAGAAAATAACAGCTTTTAATAACATCTTTAACATGGAAAAAAAGTTGGAAGTGCTTTACAATAGGAGTTTAAGAAAAATAAACTGAAGCATAAGCTGTGCTATTGAGGCAAAGGATCAGAAACTTGATCAAACTAAACAGTTTCTTTACAAAAGGAGTAGTAAAGGAAACTAAGTAAAATTGAACTAGGAGAGACAATAATTTGGGGAGGTTGAAGCTAATATTAAGCAGTAAATATTATTGATTGCACACGATTTTAATGCTTTATGTGTTAAACATTCTATATGCATTCTGATATAATCAAGTTTGATTAAATTGGAAAACAATTTGATGTTGCTTAGAAAGAAACAGCAGAACTCTGTTAAGTACTAGCAAGTTTTTTTGCAACCCTTCCCCCacatgggaaggattgattgcctCAAGGGAGCGCCGACGCCGACACCGACACAAAAGTcgagtccattcattggctccgGGAAGCGCCGACtgaccgcccccacccccacgtgGGAAGGAGAGATCGGCTCAAGGGAGCGCCGACGCTGACCCAAAAGTcgagtccattcattggctcTGGGAAGCGCTGACTGCTACCCCCGCCTCCCCCCTACATGGGAAGGAccgattgcattgggggaacgggtgagtggtggaatattgcgttggggaaacagggCCCAACGGGTTGGGGTGGTAGGGagcggagaggggttatggagggtggtAGGGAttgactgaaggtaggggaaaggagaggtagggagaggtggaggaggtgaggggcgAGAAGAGGGAGGgcgaagaggagggagagggattgTTGGGGGCTATCGGTGAGGGGAAataagccgcgcctgcgcagtttggggctatgggtgagtggtggaatattgcgttgggtgaatgGTTAAGTTGGGGGAACGGATGATGGGGCGATTAGCTCCGGGGGGGGCGCCTGTCTCTGGGGTGAGTGCCGACACCACGTTCGGTGACCAGCCCTTCCATGTGACACTgcgcacacacccccccccccccccccccccccgcgtgggggatggggcccaacaggtcccatTTGGTTTAGTCTTAAAATAAATTGATATAGGCAATGCCAAAATGATCACTTTTATTAAAGTGAAAGACGATATTTTAAAGTTCTTACATGTTCTCCTGCATAGACCTCAGCACAGGAGCGCACACCCTCACATTTATTCATTCACACTCACCCACCCTCATGAGGGAAGTTATTTTGAGAGCAAGTTTTTTCTTTTACGGATTTAGGTTCTTAAATCTCTTTCAGATCTTACTTTAAATCTATTTCATGCTTGGTTTGCATTGGAGTCTGGTTACTGAATGCTTTTGTGCTCCAGTACCTTTTGTGAATTATTGTTTTAAATTCTGTGTTTAGACTTGATTTCTGGGGACTATTTGGTTGTACGGATATGATTACATGCAGAGATCTGAGTTCGAGCAGGGATAGGGGGGGGTTAGGTCAATTTAAAGTTTCTTCAAACAGTAAATAGAACTCACAAGCCTTTTTTAACCCAGGATCTGAGTTCAAAGTTATAAAACACATACATAACAATAGGCATTCATCGATATCAATTacttaaatgtgtatatatacgtTTATATGGTTTGTATTTATGCATTTTGATGCTTATATAAAATTACTGATCAACATGGGGCAACCATTTAGCATTTTAAAGTACTTAATTCTGCCACCCAGTGGCAAAAACAGATATTGTTGAGGAGCTCCATAGTAATGATCCTTCCTACTTATGGTGAATAAAATGTGTATTTGTAAATTTGAAAGTTTTTACAGTAATTATTGATTGTGATGACAAGATTTTTGACTTCATCATCACAATGTCAAGACAAGTTTTTTGGATATCACTTGACTGTTTTGCAATTTGTTGGTAATTGTAAACAATTCAAATGCAACTGGGATAAGTTGATTTGCCATTTGACCAGTCAAGTTCGCACTGAACAAGATTTGAACAATCCCACTTTCTTGTCCTCTCCCCATAggccagcaatttttttttcagcTACATACCCAGTTCTGTTTTGAACACAGAAATTAAATCTACCTTCACCATTATTCATTTCATTCAAAAACCTTGTGAAAACAATTGTTTTCTCACTTAGGTTCTTTTGCTAGCCAGTTTTTTCTCCTTTTTCCATAGCCCTCATGATCTTTACtttctctcttgaatctcttcatAATCTCATCAGTTCAATGAATTAATTGTCTGCTTATTAGAATCACTGTTAAATATCTTGCGTTTCCTTTTGAAtatcttcacatccttcctaaagTATCGTGACCAGATGGGTAGAATTCTCTGCATGCGGATGAGCTAGTGTTTTATTAT
It encodes:
- the LOC129712985 gene encoding serine-rich coiled-coil domain-containing protein 2-like isoform X2 — its product is MEGKTQSKPTSVSRLPKFGGGTSKLSETLPQPVSNGGCIRNVSASSGSKLDSKQNGTARMGAFAFNWKKSGKTKGSGQGAKGPAAPLSCTVTNEEYVKVERNFYSKVPFVKDHTDLGFKSKSTAVTSHQKQHQVVPCVKENKLPVTSLNHSSRGNHGKVLGKPFASHISRSQSFGHFRKTAAGKVTEQEETFSTSSSSKGSLDQSTESLKNLTEENIVRSQSFSYSTRSNSCGSDVIPRSLSFSKAADVSRPCLKQQMRTSLPLRSNIYRYGSPRGTDSSGTGESVSKSAFSRPSLQTPSSVLKKSQLPTCPTSSFYITASAPKMTQSSVIKCGRLTTLGTTCTVNPLSDTIEETCGIPTIEESGPNTVNVDLECVADNLLENNAIGEKTKHEDNEEFQSFSANDIDDSEVVISSIYSNCDIINSEQLPHSGTESFEIVDSDNSLSTEIADDLYIPNEAMSSEGIEETLISAYADAEWLDTGLPDQCKDLETSQTNASGNDFVSPDANYALGSSFELSPSSSSAGTYMWDEEGMEGLGTVQQCGSLESSEMNSLDILNNLESGDLDEDDLMLDVDLPEDAPCKMEAYESMAHLERSERGSRNQGFWRKRYPRWSGQDRHGNTELQRSPVSQELPVDHFDWHAASSYYHPPTNHMRSSRPVADSTVMLDVLTLRHMVHDCTAVKTQILKLKRLLQQNGDGSSVNDFIAIGSPTQEQAETINTTDKTDELLGEIQILQEEMKRKDQMIDYLQQQLSTRCHCRKENSATKGPACSNADKTTQTVNKGISAGPSAPSSSPLQATFHGNPGPVQQHRRQRIEDVVHYFYDKVCLQYYSLPATHAAPKIAAWEN
- the LOC129712985 gene encoding serine-rich coiled-coil domain-containing protein 2-like isoform X3, with the translated sequence MEGKTQSKPTSVSRLPKFGGGTSKLSETLPQPVSNGGCIRNVSASSGSKLDSKQNGTARMGAFAFNWKKSGKTKGSGQGAKGPAAPLSCTVTNEEYVKVERNFYSKVPFVKDHTDLGFKSKSTAVTSHQKQHQVVPCVKENKLPVTSLNHSSRGNHGKVLGKPFASHISRSQSFGHFRKTAAGKVTEQEETFSTSSSSKGSLDQSTESLKNLTEENIVRSQSFSYSTRSNSCGSDVIPRSLSFSKAADVSRPCLKQQMRTSLPLRSNIYRYGSPRGTDSSGTGESVSKSAFSRPSLQTPSSVLKKSQLPTCPTSSFYITASAPKMTQSSVIKCGRLTTLGTTCTVNPLSDTIEETCGIPTIEESGPNTVNVDLECVADNLLENNAIGEKTKHEDNEEFQSFSANDIDDSEVVISSIYSNCDIINSEQLPHSGTESFEIVDSDNSLSTEIADDLYIPNEAMSSEGIEETLISAYADAEWLDTGLPDQCKDLETSQTNASGNDFVSPDANYALGSSFELSPSSSSAGTYMWDEEGMEGLGTVQQCGSLESSEMNSLDILNNLESGDLDEDDLMLDVDLPEDAPCKMEAYESMAHLERSERGSRNQGFWRKRYPRWSGQDRHGNTELQRSPVSQELPVDHFDWHAASSYYHPPTNHMRSSRPVADSTVMLDVLTLRHMVHDCTAVKTQILKLKRLLQQNGDGSSVNDFIAIGSPTQEQAETINTTDKTDELLGEIQILQEEMKRKDQMIDYLQQQLSTRCHCRKENSATKGPACSNADKTTQTVNKGISAGPSAPSSSPLQATFHGNPGPVQQHRRQTSSTTAFQLHMQHQRSQHGKISKTSPYRGPQ
- the LOC129712985 gene encoding serine-rich coiled-coil domain-containing protein 2-like isoform X1, which encodes MEGKTQSKPTSVSRLPKFGGGTSKLSETLPQPVSNGGCIRNVSASSGSKLDSKQNGTARMGAFAFNWKKSGKTKGSGQGAKGPAAPLSCTVTNEEYVKVERNFYSKVPFVKDHTDLGFKSKSTAVTSHQKQHQVVPCVKENKLPVTSLNHSSRGNHGKVLGKPFASHISRSQSFGHFRKTAAGKVTEQEETFSTSSSSKGSLDQSTESLKNLTEENIVRSQSFSYSTRSNSCGSDVIPRSLSFSKAADVSRPCLKQQMRTSLPLRSNIYRYGSPRGTDSSGTGESVSKSAFSRPSLQTPSSVLKKSQLPTCPTSSFYITASAPKMTQSSVIKCGRLTTLGTTCTVNPLSDTIEETCGIPTIEESGPNTVNVDLECVADNLLENNAIGEKTKHEDNEEFQSFSANDIDDSEVVISSIYSNCDIINSEQLPHSGTESFEIVDSDNSLSTEIADDLYIPNEAMSSEGIEETLISAYADAEWLDTGLPDQCKDLETSQTNASGNDFVSPDANYALGSSFELSPSSSSAGTYMWDEEGMEGLGTVQQCGSLESSEMNSLDILNNLESGDLDEDDLMLDVDLPEDAPCKMEAYESMAHLERSERGSRNQGFWRKRYPRWSGQDRHGNTELQRSPVSQELPVDHFDWHAASSYYHPPTNHMRSSRPVADSTVMLDVLTLRHMVHDCTAVKTQILKLKRLLQQNGDGSSVNDFIAIGSPTQEQAETINTTDKTDELLGEIQILQEEMKRKDQMIDYLQQQLSTRCHCRKENSATKGPACSNADKTTQTVNKGISPPVLQPSSYTCSTKDRSMGKLAKPVHTEDLSRNQKNGSSENCPQTNQEGKNVVCSQLDSDKGFTLSTQQKNEDSNDRSAQKPPVSNKTKQSPAALPREHGHSQVSVQPVNLPGCSLFTEEALNKDYRPRFAFKQPSKDLNIKSKIQTSIVKSPLVSKPRKNVLAISQAALSPVDSSVQPSINNQKESEQHLQLSIPTNISTQKDEQQKRKSKLSPSLSSPLLSIKTSAFSASPGSLHKEIQQVESTKYQDEPSLQILPSDKQQKKHREDCSAKDQGDESQADKLASSVRHSRLPKPKTHASTPTSCNFQG